One genomic segment of Myxocyprinus asiaticus isolate MX2 ecotype Aquarium Trade chromosome 14, UBuf_Myxa_2, whole genome shotgun sequence includes these proteins:
- the LOC127452102 gene encoding glucosidase 2 subunit beta-like yields MTCVHLLLTLVFSVSLGTPVEIQRPRGVPLSKRQFYEENKPFTCLDGSRTIPFDRVNDDYCDCKDGSDEPGTAACPNGHFHCTNAGYRPTFIPSSRINDGICDCCDTTDEYNSGAKCENTCKELGRKEREVLQKMAEITKEGFLLKQQLIEEAKKGRQEKQGKLTDMQENKKQLEEKVEALRTVKETAEQPEKEAKEHHLKAWEEQKTAIRLEKDKAKMAEAFLELDDDADGFVSVSELQSHAELDPDADGSLTETEAQGLMGGADRVDTSTFESIWANIKDKYQLESQPVEAPPVETPAEEVKEPVVDNESEPYPEEDISEEEEEEEDDEDDYHEEDDKPSPTIKTPEKSPEDEEAMPPYDADTQALIDAAQKARDDFNEAEKALREADDQIRNIEKELSFDFGPHAEFTYMYSQCYELSTGEYIYRLCPFNRVSQKPKYGGSETNLGTWGTWAGPENNKYLLMKYEHGTGCWQGPNRSTTVKLTCGKETVVTSTTEPSRCEYLMEFTTPAVCQEPTNVDLSSHGHEEL; encoded by the exons ATGACCTGTGTGCACCTGCTGTTGACCTTAGTCTTTTCCGTCAGCTTGGGGACACCTGTAGAGAttcagcgaccacgaggagtacCACTGTCAA AGAGACAGTTTTATGAGGAGAACAAGCCATTCACTTGTCTCGATGGATCCCGGACCATTCCATTTGACCGAGTGAATGATGACTACTGTGACTGCAAAGATGGTTCAGATGAGCCAG GCACAGCTGCTTGTCCCAATGGTCACTTCCATTGCACCAATGCTGGATACAGGCCCACCTTTATCCCATCTTCCCGTATTAATGATGGCATCTGTG ATTGCTGTGACACCACTGATGAGTACAACAGCGGAGCCAAATGTGAAAATACCTGCAA GGAACTGGGACGTAAAGAGAGGGAGGTTCTGCAGAAGATGGCTGAGATCACCAAAGAGGGCTTTCTCCTGAAACAGCAGCTCATCGAGGAAGCCAAGAAGGGACGGCAAGAAAAGCAG GGTAAACTTACTGATATGCAGGAAAATAAGAAACAGCTGGAGGAGAAAGTTGAAGCACTGAGGACAGTGAAAGAGACTGCAGAGCAACCTGAGAAGGAAGCTAAAGAGCACCATCTCAAGGCCTGGGAAG AGCAAAAGACAGCAATTCGCTTGGAGAAGGATAAAGCCAAAATGGCAGAAGCCTTTTTGGAGCTGGATGACGATGCAGATGGCTT tgtgtctgtctctgaGCTTCAGTCCCATGCAGAATTGGACCCAGATGCTGATGGCTCACTTACTGAAACCGAGGCCCAG GGACTAATGGGAGGAGCTGACCGGGTGGACACATCAACATTTGAGAGTATTTGGGCCAACATTAAAGACAAGTACCAATTAGAG TCCCAGCCTGTGGAAGCTCCCCCTGTGGAAACACCTGCTGAAGAAGTGAAGGAGCCAGTTGTAGACAATGAATCCGAGCCGTACCCAGAAGAAGACATTTCtgaagaggaggaagaagaggaggatgatgaagatgattaTCATGAAGAGGATGATAAG CCTTCGCCCACCATCAAGACTCCAGAGAAGAGTCCTGAAGATGAGGAAGCCATGCCGCCTTATGATGCAGACACCCAGGCCCTCATCGATG CTGCTCAGAAGGCTAGGGATGACTTTAACGAGGCTGAGAAAGCTCTTCGGGAGGCGGACGATCAAATCAG AAATATTGAAAAAGAgctgtcctttgattttggccctCATGCTGAGTTCAcatacatgtacagccagtgctaCGAACTTTCCACTGGCGA GTATATCTACAGACTATGTCCTTTCAATCGGGTTTCACAGAAACCCAAGTATGGAGGCTCAGAGACCAACCTTGG GACCTGGGGAACCTGGGCAGGGCCTGAAAATAATAAATACTTGTTGATGAAATACGAGCACGGCACTGGGTGCTGGCAAGGACCAAACAGATCAACTACA